A window of the Caldicellulosiruptoraceae bacterium PP1 genome harbors these coding sequences:
- a CDS encoding carbohydrate ABC transporter permease, whose protein sequence is MVKGKKYTLEDIILNFIVYFFMILVVICTLYPFLNTLAVSFNDALDSVRGGIYLWPRKFTTNNYHMILSKPEIYHSALISVLRAIIGSLTNVLSCLMVAYGISRKDYVFRKFVSRTIVFTMYFSGGLIPAYLLMKNLHLINTFWVYIIPGMVSAFNIIVIRSYIDGLPKDLIESAKIDGASEYRILFSIILPLSLPVLATVTLWVAVGQWNAWFDTFLYNSGNPNLSTLQFELQKVLQSVQSASSTPDFSASLSQGGSAVTPTAIRATMTIVAILPILFVYPFLQRYFVSGLTIGSVKE, encoded by the coding sequence ATGGTTAAAGGAAAAAAATATACTTTAGAGGATATTATCTTAAATTTTATTGTATACTTTTTTATGATATTAGTAGTAATTTGTACATTGTATCCTTTTTTAAATACACTTGCAGTTTCATTTAATGATGCTCTTGATTCTGTTAGAGGTGGTATTTATCTTTGGCCAAGAAAGTTTACTACTAATAACTATCATATGATTTTGTCAAAACCAGAAATTTATCACTCAGCACTAATTTCCGTTTTAAGGGCTATTATAGGTAGTTTAACAAATGTATTATCATGTTTGATGGTGGCTTATGGTATTAGTAGAAAAGATTACGTATTCAGAAAGTTTGTTTCAAGAACAATAGTGTTTACTATGTATTTTAGTGGTGGTCTTATTCCAGCATATTTACTTATGAAAAATCTACATCTTATTAATACTTTCTGGGTATATATTATTCCTGGTATGGTTAGTGCTTTTAATATTATTGTTATCAGAAGTTACATTGATGGTCTTCCAAAAGATTTAATTGAATCAGCAAAAATAGATGGTGCAAGTGAATACAGAATATTATTCTCAATAATATTGCCTTTGAGCCTACCTGTTTTAGCTACTGTAACATTATGGGTTGCTGTTGGCCAGTGGAATGCATGGTTTGATACATTCCTTTATAACTCAGGCAATCCAAACCTTAGTACTTTACAATTTGAACTTCAAAAGGTTCTACAATCTGTTCAATCAGCATCGTCAACACCTGATTTTTCAGCATCACTATCACAAGGTGGATCTGCTGTAACACCAACTGCCATAAGAGCTACAATGACAATTGTTGCAATACTTCCTATATTGTTTGTATATCCATTCCTACAAAGGTATTTTGTATCTGGTTTAACAATAGGTAGTGTAAAGGAATAA
- a CDS encoding ABC transporter permease — MSENTLSKKTKSSFLTTVYNQRQLIVLTIPFLFLVLVFNYLPLWGWLLAFKNYKPYLGFTQSEWVGLQNFKELFADPYFFQALRNTLVISSLKLIFNFTSSILFALLLNEVKNILFKRTVQTISYLPHFVSWVVAANIIYTALSPDNGIINDLLLKVGLLKEPINFLGEGKYFWFIAPISEVWKEMGWNAIIYLAAMTNISPQLYEAASIDGASRVKQIFTITLPSILPTVKILLIMNVGWILNAGFEQMYLLQKPSTLDFSEILDTYILRYGIGSGRWSYATAAGIFNSVISLILVTTANKISSKIGEGERVF; from the coding sequence ATGTCAGAGAACACATTATCCAAAAAGACAAAAAGCAGTTTTCTTACAACAGTATATAATCAAAGACAGTTAATAGTACTCACAATTCCTTTTTTATTTCTTGTTTTAGTTTTTAACTATCTTCCATTATGGGGATGGTTATTAGCATTCAAAAACTACAAGCCTTATTTAGGTTTTACTCAATCAGAATGGGTAGGACTTCAAAATTTCAAAGAACTTTTTGCTGATCCATACTTCTTTCAAGCATTAAGAAATACACTTGTAATAAGCAGTTTAAAGCTTATATTTAACTTTACTTCTTCAATTTTATTTGCATTATTATTAAATGAGGTTAAGAATATCCTATTTAAGAGGACTGTTCAAACAATATCATATTTGCCACACTTTGTTTCATGGGTTGTTGCAGCTAATATTATCTATACAGCTCTATCACCTGACAATGGTATAATAAATGATTTACTTTTGAAAGTAGGTTTATTGAAAGAACCAATTAACTTTTTAGGTGAAGGAAAATATTTCTGGTTTATTGCACCAATATCTGAAGTATGGAAAGAGATGGGATGGAACGCAATTATTTATCTTGCAGCTATGACAAACATTTCACCACAATTATACGAAGCAGCAAGTATTGATGGTGCAAGCAGAGTGAAACAGATATTTACTATTACATTACCAAGTATATTACCAACAGTTAAGATACTTCTTATAATGAATGTTGGTTGGATATTAAACGCAGGTTTTGAACAAATGTACTTATTACAAAAGCCATCAACTTTAGATTTCTCTGAAATCTTAGATACTTATATATTAAGATATGGTATTGGAAGTGGTAGATGGTCATATGCTACTGCTGCTGGTATATTTAACTCGGTTATAAGCCTTATACTTGTTACAACTGCAAACAAGATTTCATCAAAAATAGGTGAAGGGGAAAGGGTATTTTAG
- a CDS encoding ABC transporter substrate-binding protein encodes MAKRRIALFLAVVFFLSLFAGVGLGEKKAQAATNPVTFKLFIGDSNAKPIDYWKTPIGKKIEQLTGVKIQVEYIVGSDEETKAGIMLASGDLPDLINAHNVINKYIEAGALVPMDDYINKYGKNIKKWYSPQALKKLKYPKDGHIYYLTPFREESDPLYSFAGFWLPIATLKENKWPVVRDIDTYFKIVKDYVKKHPTYNGKPTIGFTALTDSWRIYVLMQQPLRLQGYPNDGGWLIDEKTGNIKDSFTMPQAKTYYKRLNELWNSGLMDKEMFSQNYDQYLAKISSGRVIGFYDERWQIQQAIDSLEKQKLYDRIPIAMPLLDKGVKRDRYNVVTMGTGAGISITTKCKDKLAAFKYLDRMAQEDILKLIYWGIQGQDYNVKNGKMYLTDAQIKRRLDASYQEKQGMLGNTWFSFPRPPMDIQYPDKSGTISWDYSEQALSVRYKPYEKEVLNAYKIKSFKDLFSPTWNSPYGYGWDVKIPDDLSVIENKANDLQRRYITKMIMAKNSAEYDKTWNEYVSQIKKLGLEKVIKFRETEIKRRLKEWN; translated from the coding sequence ATGGCTAAAAGAAGAATTGCTTTATTTTTAGCAGTAGTTTTCTTCTTAAGTCTTTTTGCAGGCGTTGGACTTGGCGAGAAGAAAGCTCAAGCTGCTACAAATCCAGTTACTTTCAAACTTTTCATTGGCGATTCAAATGCAAAGCCAATAGACTATTGGAAAACACCAATTGGTAAGAAGATTGAACAACTTACTGGTGTTAAGATTCAAGTTGAATACATTGTAGGTAGCGATGAAGAAACAAAGGCAGGTATTATGCTTGCTTCTGGTGATTTGCCAGATCTTATCAATGCACACAATGTTATCAACAAGTACATTGAAGCTGGTGCTTTAGTACCAATGGATGACTACATTAATAAGTATGGGAAGAATATTAAAAAATGGTACAGCCCACAAGCTTTAAAGAAACTAAAATATCCAAAAGATGGACACATTTATTACTTAACTCCATTTAGAGAAGAATCAGATCCACTTTATTCATTTGCTGGTTTCTGGCTACCAATTGCAACATTAAAAGAAAACAAATGGCCAGTTGTAAGAGATATTGATACTTATTTCAAAATTGTAAAAGATTATGTTAAGAAACATCCAACATATAACGGAAAACCAACAATTGGCTTCACAGCTTTAACAGATAGCTGGAGAATTTATGTTCTTATGCAACAACCATTAAGATTACAAGGTTATCCAAATGATGGTGGTTGGTTAATTGACGAAAAGACAGGTAATATTAAAGATAGCTTCACAATGCCACAAGCAAAAACATATTACAAGAGATTAAATGAACTTTGGAATAGTGGCTTAATGGACAAAGAAATGTTCTCACAAAACTACGATCAATATCTTGCTAAGATTTCATCTGGTAGAGTTATTGGTTTCTATGATGAAAGATGGCAAATTCAACAAGCAATTGATTCATTAGAAAAACAAAAACTTTATGATAGAATACCAATTGCTATGCCTTTACTTGACAAAGGTGTAAAGAGAGACAGATACAATGTTGTTACAATGGGAACTGGTGCAGGTATATCAATTACAACAAAATGTAAAGATAAACTTGCTGCATTCAAATACTTAGATAGAATGGCTCAAGAAGATATCCTAAAACTTATATACTGGGGTATCCAAGGTCAAGATTACAATGTTAAAAATGGTAAAATGTATCTAACAGATGCACAAATTAAAAGACGTTTAGATGCTTCATACCAAGAAAAACAAGGTATGTTAGGAAACACATGGTTCTCATTCCCAAGACCACCAATGGATATTCAATATCCAGACAAGAGTGGTACAATTTCTTGGGATTATTCAGAGCAAGCTTTAAGTGTTCGTTATAAGCCTTATGAAAAAGAAGTATTAAATGCATATAAGATTAAATCATTCAAGGATCTCTTTTCACCAACATGGAATTCACCATATGGATATGGTTGGGATGTTAAGATTCCAGATGATTTAAGTGTAATTGAAAATAAAGCTAATGATTTACAAAGAAGATATATAACAAAGATGATTATGGCAAAGAATTCTGCTGAATATGATAAGACTTGGAACGAATATGTATCACAAATCAAGAAACTTGGTCTTGAAAAAGTAATTAAATTCAGAGAAACAGAAATTAAGAGAAGACTTAAGGAATGGAACTAA